The sequence below is a genomic window from Trichosurus vulpecula isolate mTriVul1 chromosome 5, mTriVul1.pri, whole genome shotgun sequence.
AGGCAATTGTAAGGAAGGAGCAATaatagttttttaaaactttatatttgctatttattccattcaatatttcccaattatatataaaatttttaacattcattttttaaccattttgaattccaaattctcttcaacttcttcccctccttgagaaggtatgCAATTtgctatcaattatacatgtaccataatgcaaaacatatttccatattagtcatgttttataaagaaaacagagacaaaataagaaagataaagaaattttgaaaaatatacttcaatagGCATTCAGAGttcaattttttctctctctggagcaGATTTCATGTTTCATCATGGACACTTTGGAAATCCCTTGGATCATGACCTTGATTAGAACAgcaaagtccttcacaatatTCTTGTTAatttgtataatgttctccaagttcttctcacttcaatttgcatGTGTTCATATAAgtgttcccaggtttttctgaaactatcctgctcattatgtcttacagaacaatagtattccatcacaatcataccacaacttgtgcagccattcctcagttgatggtcATCAcatcactttccaattctttgccaccataaaaagagttgctagaaatatttttgtataaatatgttcttttaccttttcttttatctttttgagatacagacccagtagtggtattgctggtcaagGGGTATACTTAGTTTTCTTAGCCCTTTGGACTTAGTTTCAGGGGAAGACAGATTGGCAGCCAAGGTTATTCAACTCTATAGACAACAGTTTTCATGATATATCCAGAGACTAATGAGATAAGGGATGATTACCTATGTCTTGGTTGCCATGCAGTGTGGATAGTAAATTGTCAGTGCTATCAAGGAGGGAATTCAAGATTTGAGGATGGAGAGATTAAGATGAAAACCAATGGACAGAACATTCTGAACTGTAAAGATACTAATCATAGAATCTTAAGGTTGGGAGGCACCTTGGAGACCATTTATTTTAATCTAGATGTGAATGGAAATCTCTTCTCTAACATACTCAGTGAATTATTCTCTCATCCTTGCTTGCAGATCCCCAATGAACCAACCTATCACCCCCAGATCTAGTCCACATCAGAGACTTGCTATCTTTGAGACATTGGGCCAATGGcataatcttgtttgcctcagttcctcaactacaaaatgggccAGAGAAACAAATGGGAAATCACTCCAGTGtgtttgccaagaacaccccaaatgggtccactaagagtcagacatgactgaaatgacttaaccatGATAATAATGGTtaagatgattttcctaaaatcaagTATAAATTAaactctttgcaacttccatcctatttcttctggggctaagcagaacaaCTTGAATCTTCCTTCAATATATTTATAACTATGTTTAAAATTTGTGCTTCATGTCAGATCTTGTGCTGGGGACTAGGTATAGGATGATAAGAACATAACAGTACCTGGTGTCAAGGAACAtgtattttaatggggaagatcATAGTAAAACAACAGATATACCTaacaagcaaatacaaaataacagGGTGATTTGTAGGATGACTGGCAGCTAGTGGGCAGAAGTCAAAAAAGATACGCAAGAGGTGACTGAATTGAACTTTGACCTAAGCAGGGATTCTGAGTCAAAGTTGAGAAGGGAATACATTCTAAACATGGAAGATGGCCtatgcaaaggtgtggagatgggAAATAGGATTTCATGTGAAGTTGTGAAGAACATCAAGTCAGTTTGTCTGGCACATGGAATAGATAAAGGGGAATGAGAAACAATAAGGTTGGAAAAGTcagctggaaccagattgtgaagggttttgaattccaaatagaGGAAACTTCAtaacctccattttgtggaggatcaattggagaagggaggaacctgaggcagggagattaTAGAAGAGTTCTTCCACacgacagcccttcagatacttgaaagtAGTCTTTTCTCCAGTTCCTTAAATCAGCTCTCAAATAGAATCAGCTCCAGCCTCTTCACCATGCTGGTGGATCTCCTGTAGCTCCTCTCCCATTTTTCATCTCTCTTATCACAGTCATGTAACATTAGACCCAGCACCAATGACTCCCCTGCCTGTGTATCTCCCTACAAACACCATTTCTGATACTATTCTTTTCCTCTTGCAACTATAGTTAGATTGCATTGCACTTGTCTTCTTGTCCACTCGCTTCTAATGAGGTCAAACAAAGCATATGTATCACTCTCTACAAAGACATTGGTCAGAGGTaataatgtattttgtttttctcaccACGTCTcaatttctctttaatttttttccctccttttcaggCCCACAGGTTTGAAGGTAATGGGCCACAAGGTCTTGAGTAATGTAAACACAATGGAATCCTGGAAGAGACACTAATTTCAATTCTTCAGCTAAAATTCTATCCTCATCATATGAATGTGgttgtgtgtgtctgcgtgtgtgtttgtgtgtgtgtgtccgtgtgtgacaatgagaaaaagagagcgagagagagagagagcaagaaagaatCTTTagaattatacttttaaaattatttgcaatTTGTAGAAGTCAGTATTGATAGTGCTTATATTTAGTTGAAAATTTCTCATAATATCTATGGTAGTATTTATTCAatactgtttctctctctctctctgtgtctgtctctctgtgtctgtcggtctctctgtctgtctgaccgtctgtctgtctgtctgtctctctctgtctgtctgtctctctttgtctctctcttgctcttgTTTAATTAAGTGAGTTTTCCTCAATGTCCTTCTGGCACAGTACTTGTGATCTTGGGATTTGCTGTCAGGGAAGGGAGTAAAATAGAGGTAGTTAGGGGTGCAGTAGATAAAATTGCAGGCCAGGAGTGAGGTAGATTTGAGTTTACATCTTTCCTCAGAAACGTAGAAGCTCTGTGAACTTgagtaagtcacataaccttgtctgcctcagtttcctcatttgtaaaataacctGGATACAGATGTTGCAAAGTGccccactatctttgccaagaaaatcccaaatgtgctcatgaagagtcaaaaacaactgaaataactgcacgatatgaaaaacaaaaggaagctgaatatACCCAGGAATCCTTTCCCAGGTCAATGTTTAAAAGATTATATATTCACATTTAATACAGCCCAATTCGAAAAGTTTTGCCCCAAGTAGAATATGCTTATATGCGGATTACCTATATCTAGgtagaattatttcatttttcctttgcctCCTGGTACCTTAAAAATTTCACGAACTTGTCAAACACAAACAATAATTTCATGCATTTGAagatttataggatcatagagttggagctggaagggacctcagaggacatctagtccataTTTCTCATGTTAAGGAGGAGGAAAtacattttgctatttttttcagtcaagcaaaatataATCTGTTTTCAGATGACTGTTACAACTTTTAAGAGCATATGGTCATATTTGCTGAACCCTACTACAAGATTATAGCCTATTCAATCTTCCCTAGGATGGTCTTCCTTTCCCTAGCACTCTCTTCAGGGCATCCTTTACTTCATTGTTCCTCAGACTATAAATAAGTGGGTTCAGCATAGGGTTAAATAGGCTATGGAATAGAAGGAGATATTTCTTCTGCCCCTTGGAGTTGCCATGCTTGGGGCCAATATACATAATGATGGCAGTGCCATAGAAGAGTAGTACTACACAGAGATGGGAAGAGCAGGTGGAAAAGGCCTTTTGTCTGCCCTGTCTTGACTGGATATGCAGGACAGCCCAGATGATTCGCATATAGGAAATCACAAGTGAGGAAAGGGGTGCAACCAACACGGAAGTAGCCCCAACCAAGATCAAGGTCTCAAGTGCATAGGTGTCAGCACAGGCAAGTTTGAGAACAGTTAAGATTTCACAGAAAAAGTGGTTGATTTTCTGGGGACCGCAGAAAGGCAAGAGcagtaataaaattatatttgctGAGGTCAGAAGGAATCCAAGGGCCCAGCAGATCAATGATAAAATGATACACACCTTCCAGCTCATGATGACAGAATATCTGAGAGAGTGACAGATTGCCACATAACGATCATGAGACATCACTACCAAGAGAAGACATTCTGTGACAGCAAAGGTCGAAAATAGAAAAGTCTGAGTTATGCACCCTGCATATGAAATGGGCTTGACTGGGTCCATTAGGTTTGCTAGCATCTGGGGCACAGTGTTACAGGCACAGGAAATGTCCACAAGAGCCAAGTGTGAGAAGAAGAAGTATGTGGGGGTGTGGAGTCGGGTCTCCAGACAGATGAGTCTTAAGATTATTCCATTCCCCATTAGGGTGAAGGCATATAGGAGAGAGAAGAGCCCAAGGAGAAACATTCTGATATCAGGGCCAACAGGAAATCCCATCAAAATGAATTCTTTAAGCAGTGTGTGATTGTTCATCATACTTCTGTGGCAGAGACAAATAGatcattcagtcaaagggtttcACCAATAGTTGTTATTGATTATGCATTAAAATGAATGTATGAGTATGAAACCTTTCCAATGCCCTTACTTTGATTTTTATGTCATTTTAGTGATCTTATTTTGATTACAATAACACTATTATTCTCTTAGTTCCTTTTCATACAAATATGGAATTCTTagtgaggaacttcctctacccTCTTCCTTTAATGAAGATTAGTATCTTCTCTGCAATTGATAGCCTTTGAGCATtgcagggggcaggggagggggtatTGgggtattaaatgacttgcccacagtcatgctGCCtctatatgtcagaggcaggaattgaatccagatcatcctgactctgaACATTGCTTCCTGTTCATTATATCATACCATCTGTCTTGCTAAAGATAGTTTTTTAAAGACATACCTGGTTTCCATTGGTCTGAATCCTCCTTCTTACTATGCACATTATGACTGTGCTTCTGTGCTATATTTGGTAATCCTCATAACTTTTTATAGGTTAAACCAGTTCCATCACCTCATGGCTAACATTAAAGTTTTAAGCCTTTATTACCACACACTGCCTGATCTTTGCATAATAGACAAGGTATACTGCATAGCAaatgtgtatattttcttttttccttttaattaaaaataataagcaaACAGTTATTgatcatttattatatatttaaaaatgtgcAAGATACTATAGGAGATTTTGAAAAGTGTTGATATCCTCTCTCACAGAACTCACACTTTAGGGGGATATTATATCTACACAGATATAGGCTAAAAAATCTCTTCTCTGAACTGGTATGCACAGTGATGGTAGAATAGAATGTATGAAATGAACGCTATGGAAAAAGACCCAGAAGAATCAGTGACAGAGGAAGAATGATGGGTTGTGTGGACAGGAAGCTCACAAGCTCTGTGTTTCTATTTGATGTTTATAGACCCAGGAagtttaaaaatgagtaaaaagtGAAAGACCAAAGACAGATTTTCTGGAGTGGTtcctagagagagaactgattgtCATGGAAGGTGACTAAGTGAAAACAAATATGAAGCTCCCAGgatccattctttctttttgatattatttccttttgagggaccaaatctgaattattaaaaaTAGATCATTACCATGGTagcaataatataatataatttggtCTCCATAAGGTCTAGTTACCCAATTAATACagtaagaagcatttattaagcctctgtATTGTGCTAGCTATAATGGAAGAGGTTGTCTTGCTAAAACCATacatttaaacattctttttccacttgctacttggGTCCACAATCGCTAGCACCCCAGTCTTTTATTACCTTCATAGGATACTGACTGACACTTGTTGATTTTGGGTTTACTGATTCAGTTGTGAGCAATTTTATTTACTGCTGAGAACTTACCAATTTTGTAGTGACAATAGGGACAGAAGAATGAGAATCTTCACCCCAGCAGTCTCCTGGCATTCTTTGGCTAGTGAATCCAAATAGCTGTTTATGtacctttcctgattttctctgGAAGGAAGGGAAACTAAGAATTGTTCATTGAGTAGGACACTGTCTGAAGAAATTACCTCAGGAATGTGCTGGATGCAGGCAATAATCACTATTGACAGCAAAAGTTCAGCTTCTAGGAGGAAGACTACCTGGGCTCGAGTCTGGCCTGACAGAAGCATTGTCAGACACTAGTGGCAGTAGCTTCCGCAAGCCATGTTCTGGTCAGGTGGTCAGGTGGACTCCTTTGTTCTGTTTGGGTTCTTATTGATTTAGTTTTGCCATGTGTGACTCTTATTGCCAACAATCCTCTGTGGTTATCACAGGAAGGGGAAGTTGAGAGGAAGCAGAGGACCCAGGCTTCATACAATGGCAGTCAACATTTTATTAACAAAGTATGTAATGGAGTCAATCATACTGTCCCCATCCCAGGATTGGCCTAGCTGCTGGTCCCTTGACTGGTGATTTCTGTTGTTATGAATCATCACCTAAACCTGCTAAGtgtgctaaatttggagtcagaagccatgACCTCCTGTTCCACCTttacttattatctatgtgaccttggtcagccagtcatttattaagtactaactatgtgccaggcactatgataaatgCTGAGGACATAAAGAATACAAAAGATAGACTCATATTCAaattggggaaacaacatgcaaacaacttttaATGAACACTAtagacacatatagacatatatattatatatatgataaattggagataatcaatagaagaaAGGCATTAATATTACAGGTGACAAGAAAGGGCTTCTAGCAGAAGGTGGGATTGTAGCTGAGACATAAAGGAACCCTGGGAAGCCCGGAGgtgtgaggaggagagagagaattgcaAGCATGGGttacagccaatgaaaatgtagagaataatgagatggaatgttgtgtgcaCGGAGCAGTAAGGAAACTAAGTCAGTGGATCACAGATTACCTAGAGGGGAATAAATGATACGATTGGAAAGTCAAGAAGATAGtcaacctctgtgagcctcagtttcctcaggtgtatCATGAGAAGAAAGTACTAGATGAATTcaaatgtctcttccagctctaatctgtAGTGCTACAATCCTGTGACCTCTGAGGTATCTTCCATTTCTCCGTCTTTGATTCCTATGTGTTGTCTGATGATCCTTGTGCAAAAGCCCTGCTTTTTATCTCATTGTTAGACGTGAGCTAAAAGGAAGCCTCACCAACACAGA
It includes:
- the LOC118851578 gene encoding olfactory receptor 13-like, translating into MMNNHTLLKEFILMGFPVGPDIRMFLLGLFSLLYAFTLMGNGIILRLICLETRLHTPTYFFFSHLALVDISCACNTVPQMLANLMDPVKPISYAGCITQTFLFSTFAVTECLLLVVMSHDRYVAICHSLRYSVIMSWKVCIILSLICWALGFLLTSANIILLLLLPFCGPQKINHFFCEILTVLKLACADTYALETLILVGATSVLVAPLSSLVISYMRIIWAVLHIQSRQGRQKAFSTCSSHLCVVLLFYGTAIIMYIGPKHGNSKGQKKYLLLFHSLFNPMLNPLIYSLRNNEVKDALKRVLGKGRPS